One window from the genome of Lathamus discolor isolate bLatDis1 chromosome 8, bLatDis1.hap1, whole genome shotgun sequence encodes:
- the RHCG gene encoding ammonium transporter Rh type C produces MERPRHQGMAKNTYMRWRLPLVCLLWEVAMIVLFGVFVRFGPEADAHWEEEKQKKNITSDIENDFYFRYPSFQDVHVMIFVGFGFLMMFLKRYGFGAVGFNFLLAAFGIQWALLMQGWFHSFENGKILIGVENLINADFCVGSVCIAFGAILGKTSPIQLLIMTLFQVTLFAVNEYILLNLLHVKDAGGSMTIHTFGAYFGLTVTCILYRPNLEQSKDKQGSVYHSDLFAMIGTLYLWMYWPSFNSAVSEHGDAQHRAAINTYCSLAACVLTTVAFSSMLQKKGKLDMVHIQNATLAGGVAVGTSAEMMLTPYGALIVGFISGIVSTVGYVYLTPFLESRLRIQDTCGIHNLHAMPGLIGGIVGAITAAAATEDVYGKEGFIKAFDFTGPYQTRTPSVQGGFQAAGIVVSLLMAFAGGALVGAILKLPIWGDASDENCFEDDIYWEVPEDEESDVYHMHNPDKPASP; encoded by the exons ATGGAGAGGCCGAGGCACCAGGGCATGGCGAAGAACACGTACATGCGCTGGCGGCTCCCGCTCGTGTGCCTCCTCTGGGAGGTGGCCATGATCGTCCTCTTCGGGGTCTTTGTGCGCTTCGGCCCCGAAGCTGATGCACActgggaggaagagaagcagaagaagaacATAACCAGTGACATAGAGAACGATTTCTACTTCCGATACCCAT CTTTCCAGGACGTCCATGTGATGATCTTTGTGGGCTTTGGCTTCCTCATGATGTTCCTCAAGCGTTATGGATTCGGAGCCGTGGGTTTCAATTTCCTCCTTGCTGCCTTTGGGATCCAGTGGGCTCTCCTGATGCAAGGCTGGTTCCACTCTTTTGAGAATGGGAAGATACTCATTGGAGTGGAGAA ccTGATCAATGCTGATTTCTGTGTGGGCTCTGTGTGCATTGCCTTTGGGGCCATCCTGGGCAAAACCAGCCCCATACAGCTCCTTATCATGACTCTGTTTCAAGTCACGCTCTTCGCAGTGAATGAATACATCCTCCTCAACCTGCTTCAT GTCAAGGATGCAGGTGGCTCCATGACCATTCACACCTTCGGAGCTTACTTTGGCCTCACAGTGACATGCATCCTGTACAGACCCAACTTGGAGCAGAGTAAGGACAAGCAGGGCTCTGTGTACCACTCTGACCTCTTCGCTATGATCG GAACCCTGTATCTATGGATGTACTGGCCCAGTTTTAACTCAGCAGTATCTGAGCATGGGGACGCCCAGCACCGGGCTGCCATTAACACATACTGCTCACTGGCTGCTTGTGTCCTCACTACAGTGGCCTTCTCCAGCATGCTGCAGAAGAAAGGCAAGCTTGACATG GTCCACATCCAGAACGCAACACTGGCGGGCGGCGTGGCCGTGGGCACCAGTGCGGAGATGATGCTGACTCCATACGGTGCCCTCATTGTTGGGTTCATCTCTGGGATTGTGTCCACGGTGGGGTATGTCTACCTCACG CCCTTTTTGGAGTCCAGGTTGCGCATCCAGGACACGTGTGGCATCCACAACCTCCACGCCATGCCAGGCCTTATTGGAGGCATCGTGGGGGCCATCACTGCAGCCGCGGCCACAGAGGATGTGTATGGAAAGGAAGG GTTCATCAAGGCCTTTGACTTCACGGGCCCCTACCAGACACGCACACCCAGTGTCCAAGGCGGGTTCCAGGCGGCCGGCATCGTGGTGTCTCTGCTGATGGCCTTTGCCGGGGGTGCCCTTGTGG GGGCCATCCTGAAGCTGCCCATCTGGGGCGATGCCTCGGACGAGAACTGCTTCGAGGACGACATTTACTGGGAG GTGCCGGAGGACGAGGAGAGCGATGTGTACCACATGCACAACCCCGACAAGCCCGCCTCGCCATGA